From Synoicihabitans lomoniglobus, the proteins below share one genomic window:
- the rplR gene encoding 50S ribosomal protein L18 translates to MKTILKAKLLQKRKWRIRKKVNGTAARPRLTVKFTSKHIYAQAVDDDAGTTLAYLSSLDAELRKQKLAANVAGAQALAQAFTAKATAAGISDVVFDRNGALYHGKVKAFADAAREAGLKF, encoded by the coding sequence ATGAAAACTATTCTCAAAGCCAAACTGCTCCAAAAGCGCAAATGGCGTATCCGCAAGAAGGTCAACGGCACCGCCGCGCGTCCTCGCTTGACGGTCAAATTCACCTCCAAACACATCTACGCCCAAGCGGTCGACGACGATGCCGGCACCACGCTGGCTTACCTGTCCAGTCTCGACGCCGAACTGCGCAAGCAGAAGTTGGCCGCCAATGTGGCCGGAGCCCAAGCTCTCGCCCAAGCCTTCACCGCCAAGGCGACGGCAGCAGGCATCTCCGATGTCGTATTCGACCGCAACGGAGCCCTGTATCACGGCAAAGTTAAAGCATTCGCCGACGCCGCGCGTGAGGCCGGTCTCAAATTCTAA
- the rplE gene encoding 50S ribosomal protein L5, translated as MSTSYSPALKAQYAEQVVPALTESRGYKNVHQVPRVVKVSINSGFGTDLDKNQIADVLRDLTLIAGQKPVTAKARKSVANFKLRQGQIIGAHVTLRGDSMWDFLYRLIAVALPTIRDFRGVPTRLDGNGNYTLGINDFTIFPEITVENVKRNLGFDVTIVTTAETDEEGRELLKLLGMPFRRASETAQAA; from the coding sequence ATGAGCACTTCATACTCTCCCGCCCTCAAGGCCCAATACGCTGAGCAGGTTGTCCCTGCGCTGACGGAAAGCCGTGGCTACAAGAACGTTCACCAAGTCCCGCGCGTGGTGAAGGTCTCCATTAACTCCGGTTTCGGCACCGATCTGGACAAGAACCAAATCGCCGATGTGTTGCGTGATCTCACGTTGATCGCCGGTCAAAAGCCCGTCACCGCCAAGGCCCGCAAGTCCGTCGCGAACTTCAAACTTCGTCAGGGACAGATCATTGGAGCCCATGTCACTCTGCGGGGTGACTCGATGTGGGACTTCCTCTATCGTCTGATTGCCGTGGCGCTGCCCACGATCCGCGACTTCCGCGGTGTGCCGACCCGTCTCGACGGCAATGGCAACTACACTCTCGGCATTAACGATTTCACCATTTTCCCGGAAATCACCGTGGAAAACGTGAAGCGCAATCTCGGCTTCGACGTGACGATCGTCACCACGGCCGAAACCGACGAAGAAGGCCGCGAGTTGCTCAAACTCCTCGGTATGCCCTTCCGTCGCGCCTCTGAAACCGCGCAAGCCGCCTAA
- the rpsQ gene encoding 30S ribosomal protein S17 yields MSTETRNNRQTLIGIVSSRTGDKSVKVTIPYKIPHPRYKKVINRKSVVHVHDEKNEVHVGDKVEIMETRPLSRLKRFRVLRIVTLSADVEVAAARAAAEVKHDVEPPAPVATAETES; encoded by the coding sequence ATGTCCACCGAGACCCGCAACAATCGTCAGACCCTCATCGGTATTGTCTCCAGCCGCACCGGCGACAAGTCCGTCAAGGTCACCATCCCTTACAAGATCCCGCACCCCCGCTACAAAAAGGTGATTAATCGTAAATCCGTCGTGCATGTGCATGATGAGAAGAACGAAGTTCACGTGGGCGATAAGGTCGAGATCATGGAAACGCGTCCGCTCAGCCGCCTCAAACGGTTCCGCGTGCTGCGCATCGTCACCCTCTCCGCCGACGTCGAAGTCGCGGCCGCCCGTGCCGCCGCCGAGGTCAAGCATGACGTCGAGCCCCCGGCTCCCGTCGCCACGGCCGAGACCGAATCCTGA
- the rplP gene encoding 50S ribosomal protein L16, translating into MALAPSRTKYRKVMKGSRAGNAKGGNTIAFGEFGLQSLTRGAMTGRQIEAARVTMNRHLKRKGKIWIRVFPHKPITKKPAEVRMGSGKGSVDHYVAVIKPGAMLFELAGVPQSIAKEACRLADAKLPFHCRFVVRENTI; encoded by the coding sequence ATGGCTCTCGCTCCCTCTCGCACCAAATACCGCAAAGTCATGAAGGGCTCCCGCGCCGGCAACGCCAAGGGTGGTAACACCATTGCGTTCGGCGAATTCGGACTCCAATCCCTGACTCGTGGCGCCATGACTGGTCGTCAAATTGAAGCCGCTCGTGTGACCATGAACCGTCACCTCAAGCGCAAGGGCAAGATCTGGATCCGCGTGTTCCCGCACAAGCCCATCACCAAGAAACCCGCCGAAGTCCGCATGGGTTCCGGTAAAGGTTCGGTCGACCATTACGTCGCCGTTATCAAGCCCGGCGCCATGTTGTTCGAGCTCGCCGGCGTGCCGCAATCCATCGCCAAAGAGGCCTGCCGCCTGGCCGACGCCAAGCTGCCGTTCCACTGCCGCTTCGTGGTTCGCGAAAACACCATCTAA
- the rpsH gene encoding 30S ribosomal protein S8: MTDPIADFLTRLRNASNAQLEECVVPHSKLKASLAGILKSEGFILDVAEGADAKGHKTLIVKMKYVGGTPALTGLKRVSTPGRRLYYRYTEIPRVLNGLGISILSTSSGLMKDQDCRRNKAGGELLCNIW; encoded by the coding sequence ATGACAGATCCTATTGCTGATTTTCTGACGCGGCTGCGCAATGCCAGCAACGCTCAGCTCGAAGAATGCGTCGTTCCGCATTCCAAACTCAAGGCCAGCCTGGCCGGCATCCTGAAGTCCGAGGGCTTCATTCTTGATGTCGCCGAAGGTGCCGACGCCAAAGGCCACAAGACGCTCATCGTGAAGATGAAGTATGTCGGTGGCACCCCGGCTCTCACCGGCTTGAAGCGCGTGTCGACCCCCGGTCGCCGCCTTTACTACCGCTACACGGAAATCCCGCGCGTCCTCAACGGACTGGGCATCAGCATTCTGTCGACCTCCAGCGGGTTGATGAAGGATCAGGATTGCCGTCGCAACAAGGCCGGGGGCGAGCTCCTCTGCAACATCTGGTAA
- the rplX gene encoding 50S ribosomal protein L24, with amino-acid sequence MQKFHIKRGDEVVVIAGAHKGKTGKVLEILAAKQRVRVEGVAMIKRHLKKSEENPNGAIVEREGSVHISNLMLKSRHDASTKREAVAATA; translated from the coding sequence ATGCAGAAATTCCACATCAAACGCGGCGACGAAGTCGTCGTCATCGCCGGCGCCCACAAAGGCAAGACCGGTAAAGTTCTCGAGATTCTGGCCGCCAAGCAGCGCGTTCGCGTTGAGGGCGTCGCCATGATCAAGCGTCACTTGAAGAAGTCGGAAGAAAACCCCAACGGCGCCATCGTCGAACGGGAAGGTTCCGTCCACATCTCCAATTTGATGCTCAAGAGCCGCCACGATGCTTCCACCAAGCGTGAAGCCGTCGCCGCCACTGCCTGA
- the rplF gene encoding 50S ribosomal protein L6, with protein sequence MSRIGKQPVPIPEKVKVDISGQTVSVEGPKGTLTKTFNSAAKITLVEGEIIVAPADSTRFANAMYGTARSIIAGMVQGVTTGFAKDLEISGVGFKAVLKGSTLDLALGYSHPILYPVPDGIKVTVTDQTKVKVEGVDKQLVGEVAANIRSYYPAEPYKGKGVKYSDERVRRKEGKTVA encoded by the coding sequence ATGAGCCGCATCGGTAAACAACCCGTTCCCATCCCGGAGAAAGTCAAAGTCGACATTTCCGGACAAACCGTCTCCGTCGAAGGTCCCAAGGGCACCCTGACCAAGACCTTCAACAGCGCCGCCAAGATCACCCTCGTCGAGGGGGAGATCATCGTCGCTCCGGCCGACAGCACCCGTTTTGCCAACGCTATGTATGGCACCGCCCGTTCGATCATCGCCGGCATGGTGCAAGGCGTGACCACGGGATTCGCCAAGGATCTCGAAATCTCCGGCGTTGGTTTCAAAGCCGTGCTCAAGGGCAGCACCCTTGATTTGGCGTTGGGCTACTCGCACCCCATCCTCTATCCGGTTCCGGATGGCATCAAGGTGACCGTCACCGACCAGACGAAAGTCAAAGTCGAGGGCGTTGACAAGCAGCTGGTCGGCGAGGTCGCCGCCAACATCCGCTCCTACTACCCGGCCGAGCCCTACAAGGGCAAAGGCGTCAAATACTCCGACGAGCGCGTGCGCCGTAAGGAAGGTAAGACTGTCGCCTAA
- the rplN gene encoding 50S ribosomal protein L14, producing the protein MIQLRSVLQIADNTGARKAHMISKKGAGRNVAGVGDIITVNIKDSSTDSSVKKGEVAKAVVVRTKAPIRRADGSYLRFDSNAIVIINPDGNPKGTRIFGPVARELRAKNFMKIISLAPEVL; encoded by the coding sequence ATGATCCAACTTCGATCCGTTCTCCAAATCGCCGACAACACCGGCGCTCGCAAAGCTCACATGATCTCCAAAAAAGGAGCCGGCCGTAACGTCGCCGGTGTCGGAGACATCATCACCGTCAACATCAAGGACAGCTCCACCGATTCGTCGGTGAAGAAGGGCGAGGTCGCCAAGGCCGTCGTCGTTCGCACCAAGGCCCCGATTCGTCGGGCTGATGGCAGCTACCTGCGTTTTGACTCCAACGCCATCGTCATCATCAACCCGGACGGCAACCCGAAGGGCACCCGCATCTTCGGACCGGTCGCCCGCGAACTTCGCGCGAAGAACTTCATGAAGATCATCTCGCTCGCACCGGAGGTCCTCTAA
- the rpmC gene encoding 50S ribosomal protein L29: MNSKDIRELSPAEIETKLRETREALVQLRLRKHTGQVEKTHELHAHRKDIARLETILNEKKIAAA; this comes from the coding sequence ATGAATTCCAAAGACATCCGCGAACTATCGCCGGCCGAGATCGAGACCAAGCTCCGCGAAACCCGCGAAGCCCTCGTGCAGCTCCGCCTGCGCAAACACACCGGTCAGGTCGAAAAGACCCACGAGCTTCACGCGCACCGCAAGGACATTGCCCGGCTCGAGACCATCCTTAACGAGAAGAAAATCGCCGCCGCTTGA
- the map gene encoding type I methionyl aminopeptidase, with amino-acid sequence MAIPIKNQNAIAKMRDASAIAATVLYTLNEHVAPGITTYDLDQIGRDLIAKLGARSACYGYQVGSRRFPAYTCLSVNEEVVHGIGSMKRILSDGDIIALDVVVEYDGYIGDNAMTVPVGAISDDRAKLLRVTEEALRLGIAKATVGNRIGDISYAVQTYVEKHGFGVVRDMVGHGVGTSMHEEPQIPNFGRRGKGELIRPGMTLAIEPMVNIGNWRTKTLRDGWTITTVDNSDSAHFEHTVLTTEQGPEILTIPRLDSSPTVHAMTA; translated from the coding sequence ATGGCCATTCCGATTAAAAACCAGAACGCCATCGCGAAGATGCGCGACGCAAGTGCGATAGCCGCCACGGTGCTTTATACTTTAAACGAGCATGTGGCCCCCGGGATCACTACTTATGACTTGGACCAAATCGGCCGTGATTTAATCGCGAAGCTCGGTGCCCGCAGTGCCTGTTATGGTTACCAGGTCGGTTCACGTCGCTTTCCTGCCTACACCTGCCTCTCCGTCAATGAAGAGGTGGTCCACGGTATCGGAAGCATGAAACGCATTTTGTCCGATGGCGATATCATCGCCCTCGATGTGGTCGTCGAATACGATGGATACATTGGTGACAATGCGATGACTGTGCCGGTGGGAGCCATCTCCGATGACCGCGCGAAACTCTTGCGAGTCACCGAAGAAGCCCTGCGCCTCGGCATTGCCAAGGCCACCGTCGGTAATCGCATTGGAGACATTTCCTACGCCGTTCAGACCTACGTTGAAAAACACGGGTTTGGCGTCGTTCGCGACATGGTCGGCCATGGGGTGGGGACTTCGATGCACGAAGAACCGCAAATTCCCAACTTTGGCCGCCGGGGCAAAGGTGAACTGATTCGCCCGGGCATGACGCTCGCCATCGAGCCCATGGTCAACATCGGCAACTGGCGCACCAAAACCCTGCGCGATGGCTGGACCATCACCACCGTCGACAATTCCGATTCAGCTCACTTTGAGCACACCGTGCTCACGACCGAACAAGGCCCCGAGATCCTCACCATCCCTCGGCTCGATTCGTCACCCACCGTTCATGCCATGACCGCATGA
- the rpsN gene encoding 30S ribosomal protein S14 → MPKTSAIHRNIKRQKLATKFAAKRAELKATLLNPETPDEEFFAAQKKLQKLPRNSSQVRVKNRCSMSGRPRAYIRKFGVSRITFRELALAGKIPGVIKSSW, encoded by the coding sequence ATGCCGAAGACCTCTGCCATTCACCGCAACATCAAGCGCCAGAAGCTGGCCACCAAGTTCGCCGCCAAACGGGCTGAACTCAAAGCCACCCTGCTCAACCCGGAGACTCCCGATGAGGAATTCTTCGCGGCGCAAAAGAAGCTGCAAAAACTGCCGCGCAATTCGTCCCAAGTCCGGGTTAAGAATCGTTGCTCCATGAGCGGTCGCCCCCGCGCTTACATCCGTAAATTCGGTGTCTCCCGCATCACCTTCCGCGAGCTCGCGCTCGCCGGCAAGATCCCGGGTGTCATCAAATCTTCCTGGTAA
- the secY gene encoding preprotein translocase subunit SecY has protein sequence MLSAFTNSLKIPELRQRIFYTLSLLFIARVAAVVPLPGLDPAPLKQFFADQTAAGSGALVGMMNMFTGGALTQGAIGALGIMPYISASIIFQLMTAVVPALSRLQQEGDVGRQKLTQYTRYATVLICLVQGTLLILALENPARLFGSSFDVNTYGDIVIVSKAWFLVTSVIIMTAGTMLLMWLGEQITQRGIGNGVSLLITVGILADIPGAAQATYQLFFAPVGVQTLGLPQGIIMFGLFILVTMGIIMVVQGQRKIPVQYAKRVVGNKVMGGQSSFMPLKVNYSGVMPVIFASAILMFPQQILSQLGAALELDFLVDFSNNLLRGHWMYYAGFGFLILFFSYFWVSVMFKPIQIADDLKKYGGYIPGVRPGQPTAKFLDFIMTRLTLAGAIFLTIIAVLPDVLLFELNVPQRIAIFFGGTGMLITVGVVLDTMKQIETFLLQRHYDGFLKKGRVRARSNSASRPGSLGDAASADAVFKLTAFMGGMLLFGLAIWLWRQFGG, from the coding sequence GTGCTCTCCGCCTTTACGAACTCGCTGAAGATTCCTGAGCTCCGGCAACGGATCTTCTACACGTTGTCGTTGCTGTTTATCGCCCGTGTGGCCGCCGTTGTGCCGCTGCCCGGTCTCGATCCGGCTCCCCTGAAGCAGTTCTTTGCGGACCAAACCGCCGCCGGTTCCGGCGCGTTGGTGGGCATGATGAACATGTTTACGGGTGGGGCACTGACCCAGGGAGCGATCGGCGCACTGGGCATCATGCCCTACATCAGCGCGTCCATTATCTTTCAGTTGATGACGGCGGTGGTGCCGGCTTTGTCCCGTCTCCAGCAGGAGGGGGATGTGGGGCGGCAAAAGCTCACGCAATACACCCGTTATGCGACCGTCTTGATTTGTTTGGTGCAGGGCACGTTGTTGATTCTCGCGCTGGAGAATCCGGCTCGATTGTTCGGCAGCAGTTTCGACGTCAATACCTACGGTGACATTGTGATCGTGAGTAAGGCGTGGTTCCTCGTCACTTCGGTCATCATCATGACCGCGGGCACGATGCTTCTCATGTGGCTGGGTGAGCAAATCACCCAACGCGGCATCGGTAACGGTGTGTCTCTTTTGATTACCGTCGGTATTTTGGCCGACATCCCCGGAGCCGCGCAGGCGACCTACCAACTCTTCTTTGCTCCCGTGGGGGTGCAAACCCTCGGACTGCCGCAGGGCATTATCATGTTCGGCCTCTTCATCCTCGTGACGATGGGCATCATCATGGTGGTCCAGGGCCAACGGAAGATTCCGGTCCAATACGCCAAGCGCGTGGTGGGCAACAAGGTCATGGGCGGACAAAGTTCGTTCATGCCGCTCAAGGTGAACTACTCGGGCGTCATGCCGGTCATTTTCGCCAGCGCGATTTTGATGTTCCCCCAGCAAATCCTGTCGCAACTCGGCGCGGCCTTGGAGTTGGATTTCCTCGTCGATTTCTCCAACAACCTGCTGCGCGGTCACTGGATGTATTACGCGGGTTTCGGCTTCCTGATTCTGTTCTTCAGCTACTTCTGGGTGTCGGTCATGTTCAAGCCGATCCAGATCGCGGATGATTTGAAGAAGTATGGCGGTTACATTCCGGGTGTCCGTCCCGGTCAGCCGACGGCCAAGTTCCTCGACTTCATCATGACGCGTCTGACCCTGGCGGGCGCGATTTTCCTCACCATCATCGCCGTATTGCCCGACGTGCTGCTCTTCGAGCTCAACGTCCCGCAACGTATCGCCATTTTCTTCGGCGGCACCGGCATGTTGATCACCGTTGGTGTCGTGCTCGACACCATGAAACAGATCGAGACCTTCCTCCTGCAACGTCACTACGACGGCTTCCTTAAGAAGGGCAGGGTGCGCGCTCGTTCCAACTCTGCTTCCCGTCCCGGTTCACTCGGCGACGCGGCCAGCGCCGACGCCGTCTTCAAGCTGACCGCCTTCATGGGTGGAATGTTGCTCTTCGGTCTGGCCATCTGGTTGTGGCGTCAGTTTGGGGGCTGA
- a CDS encoding nucleoside monophosphate kinase, which yields MIKQEISRRTPLGSQASRALAQEQPVPDQIILSILRRWFWARKPDAGFVLADFPATLLQAQVFDEWLEARDSTLTACATSSDSDTVAAPAIIDHYRTLGVEIFDAETLFAA from the coding sequence TTGATAAAGCAGGAGATTTCGCGTCGCACGCCCCTCGGCTCTCAGGCCTCCCGGGCGTTGGCTCAGGAACAACCCGTTCCTGACCAAATCATCCTCAGCATTTTGCGGAGATGGTTCTGGGCGCGCAAACCCGATGCGGGTTTTGTCCTCGCGGACTTCCCGGCTACGTTGCTCCAAGCTCAAGTGTTTGATGAATGGCTCGAAGCTCGCGATTCCACGCTCACTGCGTGTGCGACTTCCAGTGACAGCGACACCGTCGCTGCTCCCGCCATCATCGATCACTATCGCACTCTCGGTGTCGAAATATTCGACGCTGAAACCTTGTTTGCCGCCTGA
- the rpsC gene encoding 30S ribosomal protein S3 — translation MGQKTNPIGFRLAVRRNWQSRWYANKKDFPTLLREDQLIREKLMEKLKQASVPRIFIERASSRVRVKIYTARPGIVIGRKGQEIEKIKDELSKLTGKDILLDIQEVKKPEIEAQLVAENVCLQLERRIAFRRAMKRTVEIAMALGAEGIRIQCSGRLGGSDIARREWQRKGRVPLHTLRENIDYGFAEANTVYGKIGVKCWICKPEADSNQPA, via the coding sequence ATGGGTCAAAAAACCAATCCCATCGGCTTTCGTCTGGCCGTCCGCCGCAACTGGCAATCCCGCTGGTATGCGAACAAAAAAGATTTCCCCACGCTCCTGCGTGAGGACCAGCTCATCCGTGAGAAACTCATGGAAAAGCTCAAGCAGGCCAGTGTGCCGCGCATCTTCATTGAGCGCGCCTCCAGCCGCGTTCGCGTCAAGATCTACACCGCCCGTCCGGGCATTGTGATCGGTCGCAAGGGTCAGGAAATCGAGAAGATCAAGGACGAGCTCTCCAAGCTGACCGGCAAGGACATCCTCCTCGACATTCAAGAGGTCAAGAAGCCCGAGATCGAAGCCCAATTGGTGGCCGAGAACGTGTGTCTCCAACTCGAGCGTCGCATCGCATTCCGTCGGGCCATGAAGCGCACGGTGGAAATCGCCATGGCTCTCGGCGCCGAGGGTATTCGTATCCAATGCTCCGGTCGCCTGGGTGGTTCCGACATTGCCCGCCGCGAATGGCAGCGCAAGGGCCGGGTGCCGTTGCACACCCTGCGCGAAAACATCGACTACGGCTTTGCGGAAGCGAACACCGTTTACGGCAAGATTGGCGTCAAGTGCTGGATCTGTAAGCCGGAAGCCGACAGCAACCAGCCCGCTTAA
- the rpsE gene encoding 30S ribosomal protein S5, which yields MSTPSANPSSNAPGAGQNRGPGGNRGPGGPGGFNRGPGGPGGNRGPGGNRGPGGNRGPGGNRGPGGNRRGRDNGSSQDDGPDLFEKVVFINRCSKVVKGGRRFSFSALVVVGDGKGQVGVNMGKANEVPEAIRKGTEGARKHMTKVQIKGDTIPHEALGISDGGKVLLRPATPGTGLIAGGGVRAVLEAAGLHNVLTKSLGSNNHQAVVNATFAALKQLRVRETIKALRAPVTAEA from the coding sequence ATGAGCACTCCTTCCGCTAATCCTTCTTCCAACGCTCCCGGTGCCGGCCAAAATCGTGGCCCGGGTGGCAACCGTGGCCCGGGTGGTCCCGGTGGTTTCAATCGTGGCCCGGGTGGCCCCGGTGGCAATCGCGGCCCTGGTGGCAATCGCGGTCCCGGTGGTAATCGCGGTCCCGGTGGCAACCGTGGTCCCGGTGGCAACCGTCGCGGTCGTGACAATGGTTCCTCGCAAGACGACGGTCCCGATCTCTTCGAGAAGGTCGTCTTCATCAACCGCTGTTCCAAGGTCGTCAAAGGTGGTCGTCGTTTCAGCTTTTCCGCTCTCGTGGTGGTTGGCGACGGCAAGGGCCAAGTCGGCGTCAACATGGGCAAGGCCAATGAGGTTCCCGAAGCGATCCGCAAGGGCACCGAAGGCGCCCGCAAGCACATGACCAAGGTGCAGATCAAGGGCGACACGATCCCCCACGAAGCGCTCGGTATTTCCGACGGTGGCAAGGTTCTGCTTCGCCCCGCCACGCCCGGCACGGGCCTCATCGCCGGTGGCGGTGTGCGTGCGGTTCTCGAAGCAGCCGGTCTGCATAACGTGCTGACCAAGTCCCTCGGTTCCAACAACCACCAAGCCGTCGTCAACGCGACGTTTGCCGCGCTGAAGCAACTGCGTGTTCGTGAGACCATCAAGGCCTTGCGTGCTCCCGTCACCGCTGAAGCCTGA
- the rplO gene encoding 50S ribosomal protein L15, producing the protein MKLHELKNVAGAVHRKKRKGTGEGNGHGKTSGRGGKGQTARSGGGIRIGFEGGQMPLYRRLPIRGFNQKNFRVEPVVCNVGDLAKLDESVTEVNAEVLAQAGIIRADENYLKVLADGEITRALKITASKFSAAAKAKIEAAGGEAIVA; encoded by the coding sequence ATGAAACTCCACGAACTCAAAAATGTTGCCGGTGCCGTGCACCGCAAAAAACGCAAGGGCACCGGCGAAGGTAATGGTCATGGTAAGACCTCCGGTCGCGGTGGCAAAGGCCAGACGGCCCGCTCCGGCGGTGGTATCCGCATCGGCTTCGAAGGTGGCCAGATGCCGCTTTATCGTCGTCTCCCGATCCGCGGCTTCAACCAGAAGAATTTCCGCGTCGAACCCGTGGTTTGCAACGTGGGCGATCTCGCCAAACTCGACGAGTCCGTCACCGAGGTGAACGCCGAGGTGCTCGCCCAAGCCGGTATCATTCGCGCTGATGAGAACTACTTGAAAGTTCTCGCCGATGGCGAAATCACGCGGGCTTTGAAAATCACGGCCAGCAAGTTCTCCGCCGCTGCCAAGGCCAAGATCGAGGCCGCTGGTGGCGAGGCGATTGTCGCCTGA